The following proteins are encoded in a genomic region of Mycobacterium sp. 155:
- a CDS encoding cytochrome P450 translates to MTETVTVIQPEVAGMRIPPGPRIPVLFQGAGYAFARRWMVKRISRRYGDIFTLRLPMFGRTVIVAEPQLAKQLFQANTEDVGNIQPNLSRILGSGSVFALDGAGHRRRRKLLTPPFHGKSIRNYETIFEEETLRESASWPEGREFETLEPMMRITLNAILRAVFGADGEQLDELRRIIPPWVTLGSRLAVLPNPTRDYGRFSPWARLAEYRRQYDAVIDRLIERIESDPEFEHRDDILALLLRSTYEDGSAMSRKDISDELLTLLAAGHETTASTLGWAFERISRHPEVLAELVTEAATAGNEYRQATILEIQRVRTVIDFAGRHVYAPAFELGEWVIPRGYSVIVALAAIQERPEEFPDPGRFDPQRFVGNRPGLGWIPFGGGTRRCVGAVFANVEIDIVLRTVLRHFVIETTTAPGEKVHSRGVAYTPKSGGRVVVHRRATPLGQ, encoded by the coding sequence ATGACCGAAACAGTGACCGTCATACAACCCGAAGTCGCCGGCATGCGGATCCCGCCCGGTCCGCGGATCCCCGTGCTGTTCCAGGGCGCCGGGTATGCGTTCGCCCGGCGGTGGATGGTCAAACGGATATCCCGGCGCTACGGCGACATCTTCACCCTTCGCCTCCCGATGTTCGGCCGCACCGTCATCGTCGCCGAACCGCAACTGGCCAAGCAGCTGTTCCAGGCCAACACCGAAGATGTCGGCAACATCCAGCCCAACCTGAGTCGTATCCTCGGATCTGGCTCGGTGTTCGCGCTCGACGGCGCCGGTCACCGGCGCCGTCGCAAGCTGCTGACGCCGCCGTTCCACGGCAAGAGCATCCGCAACTACGAAACCATCTTCGAAGAGGAAACTCTGCGCGAATCGGCCAGCTGGCCCGAGGGCCGGGAATTCGAAACGCTCGAGCCGATGATGCGCATCACCCTCAATGCCATCCTGCGTGCGGTATTCGGCGCCGACGGAGAACAACTCGACGAGTTGCGGCGCATCATCCCGCCCTGGGTGACTCTCGGATCACGGCTCGCGGTGCTGCCCAACCCGACGCGGGACTACGGCCGGTTCAGCCCGTGGGCGCGGCTCGCCGAATACCGCAGGCAGTACGACGCGGTGATCGACCGGCTGATCGAGCGGATCGAATCCGACCCCGAGTTCGAGCACCGCGACGACATCCTCGCGCTGCTGCTGCGCAGCACTTACGAGGATGGTTCGGCCATGTCCCGCAAGGACATCAGCGACGAGCTGCTCACACTGCTGGCTGCCGGGCACGAAACCACGGCGTCCACGCTGGGGTGGGCGTTTGAACGCATCAGCCGCCACCCCGAGGTGCTCGCCGAACTGGTCACCGAGGCCGCCACCGCCGGCAACGAGTACCGTCAGGCGACCATCCTGGAGATACAGCGGGTCCGCACAGTCATCGATTTCGCCGGCCGCCACGTCTACGCGCCCGCATTCGAACTCGGCGAGTGGGTGATCCCGCGCGGTTATTCGGTCATCGTCGCGCTCGCGGCGATTCAGGAACGGCCCGAGGAGTTCCCGGACCCGGGCCGGTTCGATCCGCAGCGGTTCGTCGGCAACCGTCCCGGCCTGGGCTGGATTCCATTCGGCGGCGGCACCCGGCGCTGCGTGGGTGCGGTGTTCGCCAACGTCGAGATAGACATCGTGCTGCGAACGGTGTTGCGGCACTTCGTCATCGAAACCACCACGGCACCCGGCGAAAAGGTGCACTCGCGCGGCGTGGCCTACACCCCGAAGTCAGGCGGTCGGGTCGTCGTGCACCGTCGCGCCACCCCGCTGGGGCAGTAG
- the msrA gene encoding peptide-methionine (S)-S-oxide reductase MsrA, which produces MSNYSTAILAGGCFWGMEDLIRKQPGVVSTQVGYTGGRNDHPTYRNHPGHAEAVEIVYDPAQTDYRALLEFFFQIHDPSTKDRQGNDVGSSYRSAIFYLDDEQKRVALDTIADVDASGLWPGKVVTEVTPAVDFWEAEPEHQDYLQHFPNGYTCHFPRPGWKLPKRQTASQ; this is translated from the coding sequence ATGAGCAACTACTCCACGGCAATCCTGGCGGGCGGCTGCTTCTGGGGCATGGAAGATCTGATCCGCAAGCAACCGGGCGTGGTGTCGACGCAAGTGGGCTACACCGGTGGGCGCAACGATCACCCCACCTACCGCAATCATCCCGGCCATGCTGAGGCCGTCGAGATCGTCTACGACCCCGCCCAGACCGATTACCGGGCGCTGCTGGAGTTCTTCTTCCAGATCCACGATCCGAGCACCAAGGACCGGCAGGGAAACGACGTCGGCAGCAGCTACCGCTCGGCGATCTTCTACCTCGACGACGAGCAGAAACGCGTCGCACTGGACACCATCGCCGACGTCGACGCCTCGGGCCTGTGGCCGGGCAAGGTGGTCACCGAGGTCACGCCTGCCGTCGACTTCTGGGAGGCTGAGCCCGAGCACCAGGATTACCTGCAGCACTTCCCCAACGGCTACACCTGCCACTTTCCGCGGCCGGGCTGGAAGCTGCCGAAGCGCCAAACCGCCAGTCAGTAA
- a CDS encoding class I SAM-dependent methyltransferase — MTEKLKVDLRGAPQTMLATFYAKALDADLPNSVLHDTWAKGIVDRIDYDWSQTTITAANSPAVTTRSAHFDKWARQFLAVHPEAVVLHLGCGLDSRFFRLAPGPGVEWYDIDYPDVARLRTELYPAAEHYHVVPASVTDPVWLQDIPTGRPTLMIGEGLTMYLTEQDGVALLRRVVNRFDCGELQFDAFNWLGVKAQWMNAVVRRAGAHLHWAINKPEDILDAVPGTRLLAWASPFDDGSFDHVVWYYRWTVKAMGMLPVLRYMAQYHRYAF; from the coding sequence ATGACCGAAAAGCTCAAGGTCGACCTGCGCGGCGCTCCGCAGACCATGCTCGCGACGTTCTATGCCAAGGCGCTCGATGCCGACCTGCCGAACTCCGTTCTGCATGACACCTGGGCTAAGGGCATCGTCGATCGCATCGACTACGACTGGAGCCAGACCACCATCACGGCCGCGAACTCACCCGCGGTGACTACCCGCAGCGCGCACTTCGACAAATGGGCCCGCCAGTTCCTCGCGGTGCATCCCGAGGCCGTCGTGTTACACCTGGGCTGCGGGTTGGACAGCCGATTCTTCCGGTTGGCGCCCGGGCCGGGTGTCGAATGGTACGACATCGACTATCCCGACGTCGCGCGGTTACGCACCGAGCTCTACCCAGCCGCGGAGCACTACCACGTCGTACCCGCCTCTGTTACGGATCCCGTTTGGCTGCAGGATATTCCGACCGGTAGGCCCACACTGATGATCGGCGAGGGCCTCACCATGTACCTCACCGAACAAGACGGGGTCGCCCTGCTGCGCAGGGTGGTGAACCGATTCGATTGCGGAGAACTGCAGTTCGACGCGTTCAACTGGCTGGGCGTCAAAGCGCAGTGGATGAACGCCGTGGTGCGGCGCGCGGGAGCTCATCTGCATTGGGCGATCAACAAGCCCGAGGACATTCTCGATGCCGTCCCGGGCACCCGGTTGCTGGCTTGGGCGTCACCGTTCGACGACGGTTCGTTCGACCACGTGGTCTGGTACTACCGGTGGACCGTGAAGGCGATGGGGATGCTGCCGGTGTTGCGATACATGGCGCAGTACCACCGCTACGCATTCTGA
- a CDS encoding DNA-3-methyladenine glycosylase, whose amino-acid sequence MATASVVFNGPASPGLTLVPLRRSAGDPCFRTGADGAIWRTSLMRTGPVTARISKTAHDTVDCEAWGGGTAEFLDGLPDLLGAADDDSDFDPVEPTIAEAYRRTPHLRLGRTGRVLEALIPAIIEQRVSGLDAWRAWRALVTRYGAPAPGPAPSGMRVVPSAEVWRRIPSWEFHRANVDPGRARTIVGCAQRADALERLAPDRAVAGLRSLPGVGEWTAAETVQRAFGDSDALSVGDYHLAKVVGLSLLGTPIDDAAMVELLEPLRPHRHRAVRLLEASGLAVNPRRGARQAIPNLWAL is encoded by the coding sequence GTGGCGACCGCCAGTGTGGTGTTCAACGGCCCGGCGAGTCCCGGTCTGACGCTGGTTCCGCTGCGCCGCAGTGCCGGTGATCCATGCTTTCGCACCGGTGCCGACGGGGCGATCTGGCGCACGAGCCTCATGCGTACCGGCCCGGTCACCGCCCGGATCAGCAAGACGGCGCACGACACCGTCGACTGCGAGGCCTGGGGTGGCGGCACTGCGGAGTTCCTGGATGGGCTGCCGGACCTGCTGGGTGCGGCCGACGACGACAGCGACTTCGATCCGGTGGAGCCGACGATCGCCGAGGCCTATCGGCGCACCCCCCATCTGCGGCTGGGTCGCACCGGGCGGGTGCTCGAGGCACTGATCCCGGCGATCATCGAGCAGCGGGTGTCGGGCCTGGACGCCTGGCGGGCCTGGCGCGCACTGGTCACCCGCTACGGTGCGCCGGCACCCGGGCCTGCGCCGAGCGGGATGCGCGTCGTGCCTAGCGCCGAAGTGTGGCGACGCATCCCGTCGTGGGAATTTCATCGGGCCAATGTGGATCCGGGCCGGGCCCGCACCATCGTCGGTTGTGCGCAGCGGGCCGATGCGCTGGAGCGGCTGGCTCCGGACCGGGCAGTCGCGGGCCTGCGGTCGCTACCGGGAGTAGGGGAGTGGACCGCAGCGGAGACCGTGCAACGCGCGTTCGGTGACTCCGATGCGCTGTCGGTCGGCGACTACCACCTGGCCAAGGTGGTGGGGTTGAGCCTATTGGGTACGCCGATCGACGATGCGGCCATGGTCGAGCTGTTGGAGCCGCTGCGGCCGCATCGGCACCGGGCGGTGCGACTACTGGAAGCCAGTGGGCTGGCGGTCAATCCGCGTCGTGGTGCCCGTCAGGCGATACCGAATCTGTGGGCCCTGTGA
- the gltB gene encoding glutamate synthase large subunit produces the protein MAPNKVGLYNSAYEHDACGVAMVADMHGRRSRDIVDKAITALLNLEHRGAAGAEPNTGDGAGILLQVPDEFLRAVCKEQEGLELPPEGSYATGIAFLPQSSRDAKLACEAVEKIVEAEGLKLLGWRDVPHDDSSLGALARDALPTLRQVFIGGAEGMELERRAYVIRKRAEHELGTKGPGQDGPGRETVYFPSLSGKTIVYKGMLTTPQLRAFYLDLQDKRLTSALGIVHSRFSTNTFPSWPLAHPFRRIAHNGEINTVTGNENWMRAREALIHTDVFGYHNDLNKIFPVCTPGASDTARFDEVLELLHLGGRPLHHAVLMMIPEAWERNEEMDPARRAFYQYHGSLMEPWDGPASVCFTDGTVVGAVLDRNGLRPSRIWVTNDGLVVMASEAGVLDLDPSTVVQKMRLQPGRMFLVDMAQGRIVSDEEIKAELAAEHPYQEWLDAGLFHIDELPQGKYVKMPHDRVVHRQQAFGYTYEELNLLIAPMARTGAEALGSMGTDTPMAVLSQRPRMLFDYFQQLFAQVTNPPLDAIREEVVTSLQGAIGPEGDLLNPDENSCRQIVLPQPILRNAELSKLVDVDPDHEIRGRKHGMRAAVVNCLYPVADGGAGLRRALEDVRTKVSQAIRNGARIIVLSDRESNEWLAPIPSLLAVSAVHHHLVRERSRTQVGLVVECGDAREVHHMAMLCGFGAAAINPYMAFESIEDMIDRGIITGLTSDQAKANYVKAAGKGVLKVMSKMGISTLASYTGAQLFQAVGVGRRVLDEYFTGLHCPTGGIGLDDIASEVAARHELAYLDRPDEWAHRELEVGGEYQWRREGEYHLFNPDTVFKLQHSTRTGQYSVFKEYTQLVDDQSERIASLRGLLKFKDGVRTPISIDEVEPASEIVKRFSTGAMSYGSISAEAHETLAIAMNRLGGRSNSGEGGESVDRFEPDANGDWRRSAIKQVASARFGVTSHYLTNCTDIQIKMAQGAKPGEGGQLPAHKVYPWVAEVRHSTPGVGLISPPPHHDIYSIEDLAQLIHDLKNANPAARIHVKLVSENGVGTVAAGVSKAHADVVLISGHDGGTGATPLTSQKHAGAPWELGLAETQQTLLLNGLRDRIVVQVDGQLKTGRDVVVAALLGAEEFGFATAPLVVSGCIMMRVCHLDTCPVGVATQNPALRARFNGKPEFVENFFMFIAEEVRELMAQLGFRTVNEMVGQVDMLDTSRAAEHWKAYKLDLSPVLHEPESAFMNQDLYCSSRQDHGLDKALDQQLIVQSREALDTATPVRFSTKITNVNRTVGTMLGHEVTKAYGEQGLPDGTIDITFEGSAGNSFGAFVPRGITLRVYGDANDYVGKGLSGGRIVVRPSDNAPAGYVAENNIIGGNVILFGATSGQAFLRGVVGERFAVRNSGAHAVVEGVGDHGCEYMTGGKVVILGATGRNFAAGMSGGMAYVYDPAGTFPQNVNAEMVDLDGLDGTDREWLRGMITAHVDATDSAVGQRILADWDGETENFVKVMPRDYKRVLAAIAEAEAAGSDVNESIMAAARG, from the coding sequence ATGGCGCCCAATAAGGTCGGGTTGTACAACTCCGCATACGAACATGACGCCTGCGGCGTCGCGATGGTCGCCGATATGCACGGCCGTCGCAGTCGCGACATCGTGGACAAGGCGATCACGGCGCTGCTGAACCTGGAGCACCGTGGCGCTGCGGGCGCGGAACCCAACACCGGCGACGGCGCAGGCATTCTCCTGCAGGTACCTGACGAGTTCCTGCGCGCTGTCTGCAAGGAACAAGAAGGCTTGGAGCTCCCTCCCGAGGGCAGCTACGCCACCGGTATCGCGTTCCTCCCGCAGTCCTCGCGCGACGCCAAGCTGGCGTGCGAGGCAGTCGAGAAGATCGTCGAGGCCGAGGGGCTGAAGCTGCTGGGCTGGCGCGACGTCCCGCACGACGACTCTTCGCTGGGCGCACTGGCCCGTGACGCCTTGCCGACGCTGCGTCAGGTCTTCATCGGCGGCGCCGAAGGTATGGAGCTGGAACGCCGTGCCTACGTCATCCGCAAGCGCGCCGAACACGAACTCGGCACCAAGGGCCCCGGCCAGGACGGCCCCGGCCGCGAGACCGTGTATTTCCCCAGCCTTTCGGGCAAGACGATCGTCTACAAGGGCATGTTGACCACGCCGCAGCTGCGAGCGTTCTACCTGGACCTACAGGATAAACGGCTGACCAGTGCACTGGGCATCGTGCACTCCCGGTTCTCCACCAACACCTTCCCGTCGTGGCCGCTGGCGCATCCGTTCCGCCGCATCGCCCACAACGGTGAGATCAACACCGTCACCGGCAACGAGAACTGGATGCGGGCCCGCGAGGCGCTCATCCACACCGACGTGTTCGGGTACCACAACGACCTGAACAAGATCTTCCCGGTGTGTACCCCGGGCGCCTCGGACACGGCCCGGTTCGACGAGGTCCTCGAACTGCTGCACCTCGGCGGGCGTCCCCTGCACCATGCGGTGCTGATGATGATTCCCGAGGCCTGGGAACGCAACGAGGAAATGGACCCGGCCCGCCGGGCCTTTTATCAGTACCACGGCTCGCTCATGGAGCCGTGGGACGGTCCGGCATCGGTTTGCTTCACCGACGGCACCGTCGTCGGCGCCGTGCTTGACCGCAACGGGCTGCGACCGTCGCGTATCTGGGTGACCAACGACGGTTTGGTCGTCATGGCGTCCGAGGCCGGCGTCTTGGATCTCGATCCCTCGACCGTGGTGCAGAAGATGCGCCTTCAGCCCGGCCGGATGTTCCTGGTGGATATGGCCCAGGGCCGCATCGTCTCCGATGAGGAGATCAAGGCCGAGCTGGCCGCCGAACACCCCTACCAGGAATGGTTGGACGCCGGGCTGTTCCACATCGACGAGCTGCCCCAGGGCAAGTACGTCAAGATGCCGCACGACCGGGTGGTCCACCGCCAGCAGGCGTTCGGCTACACCTACGAAGAGCTGAACCTGCTGATCGCGCCCATGGCACGTACCGGCGCTGAAGCGCTCGGGTCGATGGGCACCGACACGCCGATGGCCGTGCTGTCGCAGCGGCCCCGGATGCTGTTCGACTACTTCCAGCAGCTGTTCGCCCAGGTGACCAACCCGCCGCTGGACGCCATCCGCGAAGAGGTGGTCACCAGCCTGCAGGGCGCCATCGGTCCCGAGGGTGACCTGCTCAACCCCGATGAGAACTCGTGTCGTCAGATTGTGCTGCCGCAGCCGATCCTGCGTAACGCCGAGCTGTCCAAGCTCGTCGACGTCGACCCCGACCACGAGATCCGCGGCCGTAAGCACGGCATGCGGGCCGCGGTGGTGAACTGCCTGTACCCGGTGGCCGACGGTGGCGCCGGCCTGCGCCGGGCGCTGGAGGACGTACGCACCAAGGTGTCGCAGGCCATCCGCAACGGAGCCCGCATCATCGTGCTCTCCGACCGCGAATCCAACGAATGGCTCGCGCCGATTCCGTCACTGCTCGCCGTCTCCGCCGTCCACCATCACCTGGTCCGGGAACGCAGCCGCACCCAGGTGGGCCTTGTGGTCGAATGCGGCGACGCCCGCGAGGTGCACCACATGGCCATGCTGTGTGGTTTCGGCGCGGCAGCGATCAACCCGTACATGGCGTTCGAATCGATCGAGGACATGATCGACCGCGGCATCATCACCGGGCTGACCAGTGACCAGGCCAAGGCCAACTATGTGAAGGCCGCGGGCAAGGGTGTCCTCAAGGTGATGTCCAAGATGGGCATCTCTACGCTGGCCTCCTACACCGGTGCCCAGCTGTTCCAGGCGGTCGGCGTCGGCCGGCGGGTGCTCGACGAGTACTTCACCGGATTGCACTGCCCTACAGGCGGTATCGGCCTCGACGACATCGCCTCCGAGGTGGCCGCGCGGCACGAGCTGGCGTACCTGGACCGGCCCGACGAGTGGGCACACCGCGAACTGGAGGTCGGCGGCGAGTACCAGTGGCGCCGCGAGGGCGAGTACCACCTGTTCAATCCGGACACGGTGTTCAAGCTGCAGCACTCGACCCGCACCGGGCAGTACTCGGTCTTCAAGGAGTACACCCAGCTGGTCGACGACCAGAGCGAGCGGATAGCTTCGCTGCGCGGGCTGTTGAAGTTCAAAGACGGTGTACGGACGCCGATTTCGATCGACGAGGTAGAGCCCGCCAGCGAGATCGTCAAGCGGTTCTCCACCGGTGCGATGAGCTACGGCTCGATCTCGGCCGAGGCCCACGAGACGCTGGCCATCGCGATGAACCGGCTCGGTGGCCGGTCCAACTCGGGTGAGGGCGGTGAGAGTGTCGACCGCTTCGAGCCCGACGCCAACGGTGACTGGCGCCGCAGTGCCATCAAGCAGGTGGCATCCGCCCGGTTCGGCGTGACCAGCCACTACCTGACCAACTGCACCGACATCCAGATCAAGATGGCCCAGGGCGCCAAGCCCGGTGAGGGCGGGCAGCTTCCGGCGCACAAGGTGTACCCGTGGGTGGCCGAGGTGCGGCATTCGACGCCGGGCGTCGGGCTCATCTCACCGCCGCCGCACCACGACATCTACTCGATCGAGGATCTGGCGCAGCTGATCCACGACTTGAAGAACGCCAACCCGGCAGCGCGCATCCACGTCAAGCTGGTGAGTGAGAACGGCGTCGGAACCGTGGCCGCGGGTGTTTCGAAAGCGCACGCCGACGTGGTGCTCATCTCCGGGCACGACGGCGGCACGGGTGCCACCCCACTGACTTCGCAGAAGCATGCGGGCGCCCCCTGGGAACTGGGCCTGGCCGAGACTCAGCAAACGCTGCTGCTGAACGGGCTTCGCGACCGGATCGTGGTACAGGTGGACGGTCAGCTCAAGACGGGCCGCGACGTGGTCGTCGCCGCGCTGTTGGGCGCCGAGGAGTTCGGCTTCGCCACCGCTCCGCTGGTGGTGTCGGGCTGCATCATGATGCGGGTCTGCCACCTCGACACCTGCCCGGTGGGCGTGGCCACCCAGAACCCGGCGCTGCGCGCGCGCTTCAACGGCAAGCCCGAGTTCGTCGAGAACTTCTTCATGTTCATCGCCGAGGAAGTCCGCGAACTCATGGCCCAGTTGGGCTTCCGCACGGTCAATGAGATGGTCGGCCAGGTCGACATGCTGGACACCAGCCGCGCCGCCGAGCACTGGAAGGCCTACAAGCTCGACCTGTCGCCGGTGTTGCACGAGCCGGAATCGGCCTTCATGAATCAGGACCTGTACTGCAGTTCGCGCCAAGACCACGGTCTGGACAAGGCGCTCGATCAGCAGCTCATCGTTCAGAGCCGCGAAGCATTGGACACGGCTACGCCGGTCCGTTTCTCGACCAAGATCACCAACGTCAACCGCACCGTAGGCACCATGTTGGGCCACGAGGTCACCAAAGCCTATGGCGAGCAGGGGCTTCCGGACGGAACCATCGATATCACGTTCGAGGGCTCCGCTGGCAACAGCTTCGGCGCATTCGTGCCGCGTGGCATTACGCTGCGGGTGTACGGCGACGCCAACGACTATGTCGGCAAGGGCCTTTCGGGCGGTCGCATCGTGGTCCGGCCCTCCGACAATGCGCCGGCCGGTTACGTTGCCGAGAACAACATCATCGGCGGCAACGTGATCCTGTTCGGCGCCACCAGCGGTCAGGCCTTCCTGCGCGGTGTAGTGGGCGAGCGGTTCGCCGTCCGCAACTCGGGTGCGCACGCCGTCGTGGAGGGGGTAGGCGACCACGGCTGTGAGTACATGACCGGCGGCAAGGTGGTCATCCTCGGTGCCACCGGACGCAACTTCGCCGCGGGCATGTCCGGTGGCATGGCCTATGTGTACGACCCGGCCGGTACGTTCCCGCAGAATGTGAATGCGGAGATGGTCGATCTTGACGGTTTGGACGGCACCGACCGCGAATGGCTGCGCGGTATGATCACCGCGCACGTCGACGCGACGGATTCGGCCGTGGGACAGCGGATTCTGGCCGACTGGGATGGCGAGACGGAGAACTTCGTGAAGGTAATGCCGCGGGATTACAAACGGGTGCTGGCGGCGATCGCTGAAGCTGAGGCTGCCGGTTCTGATGTCAACGAATCGATCATGGCGGCGGCTCGTGGCTGA
- a CDS encoding glutamate synthase subunit beta, producing the protein MADPSGFLKHTTRELPARRPVPLRLKDWKEVYEDFSHDALQVQASRCMDCGIPFCHNGCPLGNLIPEWNDMVFRGRWRDAIERLHATNNFPEFTGRLCPAPCEASCVLGINQDPVTIKQVEVEIIDNAFEQGWVKPLPPDVLSGKKVAVVGSGPAGLAAAQQLTRAGHDVTVFERADRIGGLLRYGIPEFKMEKRHIDRRLEQMTAEGTKFRTGVNVGVDLTVEQLREDFDAVVLAGGATAWRDLPIPGRELDGIHQAMEYLPWANRAQEGDDVLGSDGEPPITAKGKKVVIIGGGDTGADCLGTAHRQGAASIHQFEIMPRPPEARADSTPWPTYPLMFRVSSAHEEGGERVFSVNTEQFAGADGRVTSLKVHEVVMNAGKFEKVDGSDFELDADIVFLAMGFVGPEREGLLTELGVELTDRGNVARDKDFQTTEPGVFVAGDMGRGQSLIVWAIAEGRAAAAGVDRYLMGHTALPVPIKPTAAPQR; encoded by the coding sequence GTGGCTGATCCGAGCGGTTTCCTCAAGCACACCACCCGCGAACTGCCGGCCCGCCGGCCGGTGCCGCTGCGGTTGAAGGACTGGAAAGAGGTCTACGAAGACTTCTCCCACGACGCTCTGCAGGTGCAGGCATCACGTTGCATGGACTGCGGTATCCCGTTCTGCCACAACGGCTGCCCGCTGGGCAATCTGATCCCCGAGTGGAACGACATGGTGTTCCGGGGCCGGTGGCGTGACGCGATCGAGCGTTTGCACGCGACCAACAACTTCCCGGAGTTTACCGGCCGGCTATGCCCGGCGCCCTGTGAGGCGTCGTGTGTGCTGGGCATCAACCAGGATCCGGTGACCATCAAGCAGGTCGAGGTCGAGATCATCGACAACGCCTTCGAGCAGGGCTGGGTCAAACCACTGCCACCGGATGTGTTGAGCGGCAAGAAGGTTGCGGTTGTCGGATCCGGGCCCGCAGGCCTGGCCGCGGCTCAGCAGCTGACCCGCGCCGGGCACGACGTCACGGTGTTCGAGCGCGCCGACCGTATCGGTGGTCTGCTGCGGTACGGCATCCCCGAGTTCAAGATGGAGAAGCGCCACATCGACCGCCGTCTCGAGCAGATGACGGCCGAGGGCACCAAGTTCCGTACGGGTGTCAACGTCGGCGTGGACCTCACAGTCGAGCAGCTGCGCGAAGACTTCGATGCTGTGGTGCTCGCCGGCGGTGCGACCGCCTGGCGCGACCTGCCGATCCCGGGCCGTGAACTCGACGGCATTCACCAGGCCATGGAGTATCTGCCGTGGGCCAACCGGGCCCAGGAGGGCGACGATGTGCTGGGTTCCGACGGCGAACCGCCCATCACCGCCAAAGGCAAGAAGGTCGTCATCATCGGCGGCGGCGACACCGGCGCGGACTGCCTGGGCACCGCACACCGGCAGGGCGCGGCGAGCATCCACCAGTTCGAGATCATGCCGCGGCCACCGGAGGCCCGCGCAGATTCGACCCCGTGGCCGACCTATCCGCTGATGTTCCGGGTATCCAGCGCGCACGAGGAGGGTGGCGAGCGGGTCTTTTCGGTCAATACCGAGCAGTTCGCCGGTGCCGACGGGCGGGTGACCTCGCTCAAGGTGCACGAGGTCGTTATGAACGCGGGGAAGTTCGAGAAGGTCGACGGCTCGGACTTCGAGCTGGACGCTGACATCGTGTTCCTGGCAATGGGTTTCGTAGGCCCCGAGCGGGAAGGCCTGCTGACCGAGCTGGGTGTCGAGCTGACCGACCGTGGAAATGTGGCGCGTGACAAGGACTTCCAGACCACCGAGCCGGGCGTGTTCGTCGCAGGCGACATGGGGCGTGGGCAGTCTCTGATCGTGTGGGCGATCGCAGAGGGTCGCGCTGCAGCGGCCGGCGTCGACCGCTACCTGATGGGTCACACTGCGTTGCCGGTGCCGATAAAGCCGACCGCCGCTCCGCAGCGATGA
- a CDS encoding LLM class F420-dependent oxidoreductase: MRFAFKTSPQNTAWADMLAIWRAADTIDVYESGWTFDHFYPIFSDPTGPCLEGWTTLTALAQATERLRVGVLVTGIHYRHPAVLANMAAALDIISDGRLELGIGAGWNEEESGAYGIELGSIKERFDRFEEACEVLKGLLSQETTTFDGKYYQLKDARNEPKGPQQPHPPFCIGGSGEKRTLRITAKYADHWNFVGGSPEEFARKRDVLAAHCADLGRDPKEITLSAHIRLGADRDYAKVVDEAAALGAEGLDLAIIYLPPPYDPAVLEPLAETIRDSGQLSA; encoded by the coding sequence GTGCGATTCGCCTTCAAAACTTCTCCGCAGAACACCGCCTGGGCCGACATGCTCGCCATTTGGCGCGCGGCCGACACCATCGACGTCTACGAATCGGGCTGGACATTCGACCACTTCTACCCGATCTTCTCCGATCCAACCGGCCCCTGTCTTGAGGGTTGGACCACGCTGACCGCGCTGGCCCAAGCGACCGAACGACTCCGCGTCGGCGTGCTCGTCACCGGCATCCACTACCGCCATCCCGCCGTGCTGGCCAATATGGCCGCGGCCCTTGACATCATCTCCGACGGACGCCTGGAGTTGGGCATCGGCGCCGGCTGGAACGAAGAGGAATCCGGCGCCTACGGCATCGAACTCGGCAGCATCAAGGAACGTTTCGACCGCTTCGAGGAGGCCTGTGAGGTGCTCAAGGGTCTGCTGAGCCAAGAGACGACGACGTTCGACGGCAAGTACTACCAACTCAAGGACGCCCGCAACGAACCCAAGGGCCCGCAGCAGCCGCACCCGCCGTTCTGCATCGGCGGCAGCGGTGAGAAGCGCACGTTGCGGATCACCGCCAAGTACGCCGATCACTGGAACTTTGTCGGCGGATCACCCGAGGAGTTCGCCCGCAAGCGCGACGTGCTGGCCGCCCACTGCGCCGATCTCGGTCGCGATCCGAAGGAGATCACGCTGTCAGCCCACATTCGCCTGGGCGCGGACCGCGACTACGCAAAGGTCGTCGATGAGGCCGCCGCACTCGGAGCCGAGGGGCTGGATCTGGCGATCATCTACCTGCCGCCGCCCTACGACCCGGCGGTGTTGGAACCGCTCGCCGAGACGATCCGGGATTCGGGCCAGCTGAGCGCGTAG